The Azospirillum baldaniorum genome segment CGACGGGGTGCACCGCGGCCATCAGGTGGTGATCGCCACCGCCCAGCGGATCGCCCGCGATCTCGGCGCGCCCTCGGCGGTGATGACCTTCGAGCCGCACCCCCGCTCGGTCTTCCGCCCGGACGACGCCCCCTTCCGCCTGTCGCCCTTCCGCGTCAAGGCCCGCTACATCGAGGCGCTGGGGGTCGACCTGCTGTTCGTCTGCCATTTCGACGAGAGCTTCCTGCACAAGACCGCCGACGCCTTCATCCAGGAGGATCTGGTGGCCGGGCTGGGCGTGCGGCACGTCGTCTGCGGCTACGACTTCCTGTTCGGCCATGGCCGCGGCGGCGACCCCGCCCTGCTGCGGCAGGCCGGCGCGGCCCACGGCTTCGGCGTGACCGAGGTCGGGCCGGTGGCCGACGACGCGGATGGCGTCTATTCCTCCACCCGCGTGCGCGACGCGCTGGTCGCTGGCAACCCGCGCGAGGCCGCCCGGCTGCTCGGCTCCCCCTGGGAGATCGAGGGGCGCGTGGAGCATGGCGACCACAAGGGCCGCACCATCGGCTTTCCCACCGCCAACGTCGAGTTGGCCGACTATCTCCGCCCCGCCTTCGGCGTCTACGCGGTGCGCACCGGGGTGGACCAGGGGTCGGGCACGGTGTGGCGCAACGGCGTCGCCAACCTGGGCCGCCGCCCGACCGTGGGCGGAACGGTGGAGCGGCTGGAGACCCACATCCTCGACTTCGACGGCGACCTCTACGGCCAGCACCTGCGCGTCCAGCTCATCGAGTTCCTGCGGCCGGAGCGCAAGTTCGCCAGCTTCACCGAGCTGAAGGACCAAATCGTCCAGGACGCCGCCGCCGCCCGCGCCGTTCTGGCCAAGGAACCACGGACGGAGGGTTGAGCGATGGACCGCGTGATCCTGCTGCTGTTCATCCTGAACCAGGGCGGCCCGACCACCATCGAGTTCCAAACGATGGAACAATGCAAGGCCGCCGAGCCCGCCATCGTCCAGGCCTACCGCGAGATGACCGGCAACCCGGTGCTGACCCGCTGCATCGCGCTGGCCCTGCCGGGAAAGTGACGGCGCAGGGCAAGCCCGCCCCATTGCGATTCGCACGCTGGGGGGCTACACACGGGGCAGTTTGAGCCTCCCTGGGAGCCGTTAGGCCATGACCACCGCCGCTTTGCCCGACCGGGCCACAATTGCCGCCACCGCCGCGAAGATCCTGCTGGAAATCAAGGCGCTGCATTTCAACGCCGAGACGCCCTTCATCTTCACCTCCGGCTGGGCGAGCCCGGTCTACACCGACTGTCGGCGCATCGTGTCCTTCCCGCGCGCCCGCAAGGCTCTGATGGACTTCGCCGTCCAGACCATCGAGCGCGAGATCGGCTACGAGAGCATCGACGCGGTGGCCGGCGGCGAGACGGCGGGCATCCCCTTCGCCGCCTGGATCGCCGAGCGGCTGGAACTGCCCATGCAGTATGTCCGCAAGAAGCCGAAGGGCTTCGGGCGCAACGCCCAGATCGAGGGTGTGCTGACCGAGGGGCAGCGGGTCATCCTGGTCGAGGACCTCGCCACCGACGGCAAGAGCAAGGAGAACTTCGTCACGGCGCTGCGCAACGGCGGCGCCACCGTGACCGACAGCTTCGTGATCTTCCATTACGGCATCTTCCCGCAGTCGAAGACCAACATGGACCGCATCGGCGTCCGCCTGCACGAGCTGTGCACCTGGTGGGACGTGTTGAAGGTCGCCCGCGAGAACCAATACTTCGACGAGAACACCCTGTCGGAGGTCGAGAAGTTCCTGAACGACCCGGTCACCTGGTCGGCCGCCCACGGCGGCAAGGCCAGCTTCGACTGACGCACCCGGAGGCGCCGCGCCTTGACCGCACCGCCCACACCGCTAATATCCCGCGCGATGCTGCATCCGGCGTGGGTCATGGCGCGTATGGCGCGAATTACCAACCCGGCCTCCTGAGGGGGGCCGGGACCGCCTCGTTTGTGCGTGCGTCGGGGGCCTGACCGCTGCCGCCCGACGGTTCTGCTTCAGGTTCAGGATATCCCCGACATGACCCGCGACTACAAGTCCACCGTCTTCCTGCCCCGCACCGACTTCCCCATGCGCGGCGGCCTGCCCACCAAGGAGCCGGAGCTGCTGAAGCGCTGGGAGGACATGGGCCTCTTCCAGCGGCTGCGCGAGACGGCGAAGGGCCGTGAGAAGTTCGTCCTGCACGACGGCCCGCCCTATGCCAACGGCAACATCCACATCGGCCACGCCGTCAACAAGGTGCTGAAGGACGTCATCGTCCGCTCGCGCCAGATGCAGGGCTTCGACTCCAACTACGTCCCCGGCTGGGACTGCCACGGCCTGCCCATCGAGTGGAAGATCGAGGAGAAGTACCGCGCCGAGGGCAAGGACAAGGACGAGGTTCCGCTCAACCAGTTCCGCGCCGAGTGCCGCCAGTTCGCCCAGAAATGGGTGGACATCCAGGCCGGCGAGTTCCGCCGCCTGGGCGTCGAGGGCAACTGGGCCGACCCGTACCTGACCATGACGCTGCCCGCCGAGGCGCAGATCGTCCGCGAGATCCACAAGTTCGCCATGAACGGCGGCCTCTACAAGGGCGCCAAGCCGGTCATGTGGTCGGTGGTGGAGAAGACCGCGCTGGCCGAGGCGGAGATCGAATACCACGACCACACCTCGACCACCGTCTTCGCGCGCTTCGCCATCTGGGGCTCGCCGGCGCCGG includes the following:
- a CDS encoding bifunctional riboflavin kinase/FAD synthetase, which encodes MRLFRHTADLPEDARGAVVALGNFDGVHRGHQVVIATAQRIARDLGAPSAVMTFEPHPRSVFRPDDAPFRLSPFRVKARYIEALGVDLLFVCHFDESFLHKTADAFIQEDLVAGLGVRHVVCGYDFLFGHGRGGDPALLRQAGAAHGFGVTEVGPVADDADGVYSSTRVRDALVAGNPREAARLLGSPWEIEGRVEHGDHKGRTIGFPTANVELADYLRPAFGVYAVRTGVDQGSGTVWRNGVANLGRRPTVGGTVERLETHILDFDGDLYGQHLRVQLIEFLRPERKFASFTELKDQIVQDAAAARAVLAKEPRTEG
- a CDS encoding orotate phosphoribosyltransferase, whose product is MTTAALPDRATIAATAAKILLEIKALHFNAETPFIFTSGWASPVYTDCRRIVSFPRARKALMDFAVQTIEREIGYESIDAVAGGETAGIPFAAWIAERLELPMQYVRKKPKGFGRNAQIEGVLTEGQRVILVEDLATDGKSKENFVTALRNGGATVTDSFVIFHYGIFPQSKTNMDRIGVRLHELCTWWDVLKVARENQYFDENTLSEVEKFLNDPVTWSAAHGGKASFD